Proteins from one Streptomyces genisteinicus genomic window:
- a CDS encoding DUF4910 domain-containing protein encodes MHALVERLYPLCRSITGDGVRATLAIVDEYIPLRMHEVPTGTEVLDWTVPREWNIRDAYIADATGRRVVDFAASSLHVLGYSVPVSATMPLAELRPHLHTLPGQPSLVPYRTSYWKPDWGFCLSQETLDAMPDGEYEVRIDSTLADGHLTYAEHVVPGQVAEEVIVSCHVCHPSLANDNLAGVAVAVFLARALAERTPHYTYRFLFAPGTIGAITWLARNAERIDRVEHGLVLACAGDRGSLTYKRSRRGDAEIDRVLRHVLETSGRPHRITEFTPYGYDERQFCSPGFDLGVGSLSRTPYAGYPEYHTSGDDPDFVCPTALEDTLAVCREAFSVLDRNRRYVNLSPYGEPQLGRRGLYDALGGRSDAKEAQMAMLWVLSLADGEHGLLDVAERSGLPFDTVAAAAGALHGAGLVKA; translated from the coding sequence ATGCACGCGCTGGTGGAGCGGCTGTACCCGCTCTGCCGGAGCATCACCGGCGACGGGGTGCGCGCCACCCTCGCAATCGTCGACGAGTACATCCCGCTGCGGATGCACGAGGTGCCGACCGGCACCGAGGTGCTCGACTGGACGGTGCCCCGGGAGTGGAACATCCGGGACGCGTACATCGCCGACGCCACGGGCCGCCGGGTCGTCGACTTCGCCGCGTCCAGCCTGCACGTGCTCGGCTACAGCGTGCCCGTGTCGGCGACCATGCCGCTGGCCGAACTCCGCCCGCACCTGCACACACTGCCCGGGCAGCCGTCCCTGGTGCCGTACCGCACCAGCTACTGGAAACCCGACTGGGGCTTCTGCCTGTCCCAGGAGACCCTGGACGCGATGCCGGACGGCGAGTACGAGGTGCGCATCGACTCCACCCTCGCCGACGGCCATCTCACCTACGCCGAGCACGTCGTCCCCGGGCAGGTCGCCGAGGAGGTCATCGTCTCCTGCCACGTCTGCCACCCGTCGCTGGCCAACGACAACCTGGCCGGCGTCGCGGTGGCGGTGTTCCTCGCCCGGGCACTGGCGGAGCGGACGCCCCACTACACGTACCGCTTCCTCTTCGCGCCCGGCACCATCGGGGCGATCACCTGGCTGGCCCGCAACGCGGAGCGGATCGACCGGGTCGAGCACGGCCTGGTGCTGGCCTGCGCGGGCGACCGGGGCAGCCTGACGTACAAGCGGAGCAGGCGCGGCGACGCGGAGATCGACCGGGTGCTGCGCCATGTGCTGGAGACCTCCGGACGCCCGCACCGCATCACGGAGTTCACCCCGTACGGCTACGACGAGCGGCAGTTCTGCTCGCCCGGGTTCGACCTCGGGGTTGGCTCGCTCAGCCGCACCCCGTACGCCGGCTATCCCGAGTACCACACCTCGGGGGACGACCCGGACTTCGTCTGTCCCACGGCGCTGGAGGACACCCTCGCGGTGTGCCGCGAGGCGTTCTCGGTGCTGGACCGCAACCGGCGCTACGTCAATCTCAGCCCGTACGGCGAACCGCAGTTGGGCCGGCGCGGGCTGTACGACGCGCTCGGCGGGCGCAGCGACGCCAAGGAGGCCCAGATGGCCATGTTGTGGGTGCTCAGCCTCGCCGACGGCGAGCACGGTCTGCTGGACGTCGCCGAGCGCTCCGGTCTGCCGTTCGACACCGTCGCGGCGGCGGCCGGCGCCCTGCACGGCGCCGGACTGGTCAAGGCGTGA
- a CDS encoding NAD-dependent epimerase/dehydratase family protein, whose amino-acid sequence MRVLLTGHQGYLGTVMAPVLAAAGHEVTGLDSGLFADCVLGPAPADPPGARVDLRDVTPGHLAGVDAVIHLAALSNDPLGALAPDLTYDINHHASVRLARLARDAGVRRFLYASTCSVYGAAGGDDLVAEDAPLRPVTPYAESKVRVEDDLHELADDGFTPVYMRNATAFGHSPRLRADIVLNNLVGHALLSGEVLVLSDGTPWRPLVHAADIARAFTAALDAPREAVHDRAFNIGSEANNVTVAEIAHQVAEAVPGSEVVITGENGADPRSYRVDFSRFRAAIPGFDCEWTVKQGALELADAYRGHGLSREDFEQRFTRLAVLRAASAAGTVDDTLRRRR is encoded by the coding sequence GTGCGCGTACTGCTGACCGGACACCAGGGATACCTGGGCACGGTGATGGCCCCCGTGCTGGCGGCCGCCGGGCACGAGGTCACCGGCCTGGACTCCGGCCTGTTCGCCGACTGCGTGCTCGGCCCGGCGCCCGCGGACCCGCCCGGCGCCCGGGTGGACCTGCGCGACGTGACGCCCGGCCACCTGGCCGGCGTCGACGCCGTGATCCATCTGGCCGCGCTGTCCAACGACCCGCTGGGCGCGCTCGCCCCCGACCTCACCTACGACATCAACCACCACGCCTCCGTGCGCCTCGCCCGCCTGGCCCGCGACGCGGGCGTGCGGCGGTTCCTCTACGCGTCCACCTGCTCGGTCTACGGCGCCGCCGGCGGCGACGACCTGGTGGCCGAGGACGCCCCGCTGCGCCCGGTGACGCCGTACGCGGAGTCCAAGGTGCGGGTCGAGGACGACCTCCACGAGCTGGCCGACGACGGCTTCACCCCGGTGTACATGCGCAACGCCACCGCGTTCGGCCACTCGCCACGGCTGCGCGCCGACATCGTGCTGAACAACCTGGTGGGCCACGCGCTGCTCTCCGGCGAGGTGCTGGTGCTCTCCGACGGCACGCCCTGGCGTCCGCTGGTGCACGCCGCCGACATCGCACGGGCCTTCACCGCCGCGCTGGACGCGCCGCGCGAGGCGGTGCACGACCGGGCGTTCAACATCGGCAGCGAGGCCAACAACGTCACCGTCGCCGAGATCGCCCACCAGGTCGCCGAGGCGGTGCCCGGCTCCGAGGTGGTGATCACCGGCGAGAACGGCGCCGACCCGCGCTCCTACCGGGTGGACTTCTCCCGGTTCCGCGCCGCGATACCCGGATTCGACTGCGAGTGGACGGTGAAGCAGGGAGCCCTCGAACTCGCCGACGCCTACCGCGGACACGGCCTGAGCCGCGAGGACTTCGAGCAGCGCTTCACCCGGCTCGCCGTGCTCCGCGCGGCGTCCGCGGCCGGCACCGTCGACGACACCCTGCGGCGGCGCCGGTGA
- a CDS encoding PIG-L deacetylase family protein, with protein sequence MIRLGAGRLERIVAVGAHCDDIAIGAGGTLLTLCAARPGLRVDALVLSGGGSEREREERAALAAFCPGADLRLTVLKLPDGRMPGYWEEVKSAVEELRAGTEPDLILSPRTDDAHQDHSGLARLMTTAYRDHLVLGYEIVKWDGDLGRPVAYQPLTPQTAERKAALLEAHYASQRHRPWYDREAFLGLARIRGIESHTRYAEAFAVTKLTLDLGE encoded by the coding sequence GTGATCCGGCTGGGCGCCGGACGCCTGGAACGGATCGTCGCCGTGGGCGCGCACTGCGACGACATCGCCATCGGCGCGGGCGGCACCCTGCTGACGCTCTGCGCAGCCCGGCCGGGCCTGCGGGTCGACGCGCTGGTGCTCTCCGGCGGCGGGAGCGAGCGGGAGCGGGAGGAGCGGGCGGCACTCGCCGCCTTCTGCCCCGGCGCCGACCTCCGGCTGACCGTGCTCAAGCTGCCGGACGGCCGGATGCCCGGGTACTGGGAGGAGGTGAAGTCCGCCGTGGAGGAGCTGCGCGCGGGCACGGAGCCGGACCTGATCCTCTCCCCGCGCACCGACGACGCCCACCAGGACCACAGCGGCCTGGCGCGGCTGATGACCACCGCCTACCGCGACCACCTCGTGCTCGGCTACGAGATCGTCAAGTGGGACGGCGACCTGGGCCGTCCGGTGGCGTACCAGCCGCTGACGCCGCAGACCGCCGAACGCAAGGCGGCGCTGCTGGAGGCGCACTACGCCTCCCAGCGGCACCGGCCCTGGTACGACCGGGAGGCCTTCCTCGGGCTGGCCCGGATACGCGGCATCGAGAGCCACACGCGCTACGCCGAGGCCTTCGCCGTCACCAAACTCACTCTCGACCTGGGGGAATGA
- a CDS encoding glucose-1-phosphate cytidylyltransferase, with protein MKVVLFCGGYGMRMRSGATDDVPKPMAMVGPRPLIWHVMRYYAHYGHTEFILCLGYGAHHIKDFFLGYEETTSNDFVLRGGRTELLSTDISDWTITFAQTGIESPIGERLRRVRHHLDGDEMFLANYADVLTDAPLPEMIDRFRRRDAGASMTVVPPQSSFHCVDLGEDGMVGGITPVSELPLWENGGYFVLRQEVFDHIPEGGDLVADGCAGLAKEGRLVAYRHRGFWKPTDTVKERAALDEAYARGERPWAVWERDGATVGSA; from the coding sequence ATGAAGGTCGTCCTGTTCTGCGGCGGTTACGGGATGCGGATGCGCAGCGGCGCCACCGACGACGTGCCCAAGCCGATGGCGATGGTCGGCCCCCGGCCGCTGATCTGGCACGTGATGCGCTACTACGCGCACTACGGGCACACCGAGTTCATCCTGTGCCTCGGCTACGGGGCCCACCACATCAAGGACTTCTTCCTCGGCTACGAGGAGACGACGTCCAACGACTTCGTGCTGCGCGGCGGGCGGACCGAGCTGCTGTCCACCGACATCTCGGACTGGACGATCACCTTCGCCCAGACCGGCATCGAGTCCCCGATCGGCGAGCGGCTGCGCCGGGTGCGGCACCACCTGGACGGCGACGAGATGTTCCTCGCGAACTACGCCGACGTCCTCACCGACGCCCCGCTGCCGGAGATGATCGACCGCTTCCGCCGGCGCGACGCCGGGGCGTCGATGACGGTCGTCCCGCCGCAGTCCTCGTTCCACTGCGTGGACCTGGGCGAGGACGGCATGGTGGGCGGCATCACCCCGGTGAGCGAACTGCCGCTGTGGGAGAACGGCGGCTACTTCGTGCTCCGCCAGGAGGTCTTCGACCACATCCCCGAGGGCGGCGACCTCGTCGCCGACGGCTGCGCGGGGCTGGCCAAGGAGGGACGGCTGGTGGCCTACCGGCACCGCGGCTTCTGGAAGCCGACCGACACGGTGAAGGAGCGTGCCGCGCTCGACGAGGCCTACGCCCGGGGAGAGCGCCCGTGGGCCGTGTGGGAACGCGACGGTGCCACGGTGGGGTCCGCGTGA
- a CDS encoding class I SAM-dependent methyltransferase, with the protein MTRCRLCGSAATASVVDLGATPPCESFLAADELDRPEPAYPLHLRVCTECWLAQIPPLITPEETFSEYAYFSSYSTSWVEHARTFVAGAAERLGLGDGSFVVEVASNDGYLLKHVVERGIRCLGIEPSVNVGAAARDAGVPTVTAFLDPDTAAGVRAEHGPADLVVANNVYAHIPDVIGFTRGLRALVADDGWVSVEVQHLLTLIEENQYDTIYHEHFQYYTVASAIRALASGGLTLVDVELLPTHGGSVRLWARPAEVAGEPSARVAEVLDREKAAGLQELSGYAEFSARVAKVRRDLLRFLIDAAERGETVVGYGAPGKGNTLLNHCGIRPDLLAYTVDRNPYKHGRFTPGTRIPVLPPERIAADRPDWVLVLPWNLRDELVEQLSFVHEWGGRLVFPIPELSIVEVTR; encoded by the coding sequence ATGACACGATGCCGACTCTGCGGCTCGGCGGCGACGGCGAGCGTCGTCGACCTGGGGGCCACACCGCCGTGCGAGAGCTTTCTCGCCGCGGACGAACTCGACCGGCCGGAACCGGCGTACCCGCTGCACCTGCGGGTCTGCACCGAGTGCTGGCTGGCGCAGATCCCGCCGCTGATCACACCGGAGGAGACGTTCAGCGAGTACGCGTACTTCTCCTCGTACTCGACCTCGTGGGTGGAGCACGCGCGCACGTTCGTCGCGGGTGCCGCCGAGCGGCTGGGCCTCGGCGACGGCTCCTTCGTCGTCGAGGTCGCGAGCAACGACGGCTATCTGCTGAAGCACGTGGTGGAGCGCGGCATCCGCTGCCTGGGCATCGAGCCGTCGGTGAACGTCGGCGCCGCGGCGCGCGACGCGGGCGTGCCCACGGTCACCGCGTTCCTGGACCCGGACACGGCCGCGGGGGTCCGCGCCGAGCACGGTCCGGCCGACCTGGTGGTCGCCAACAACGTGTACGCGCACATCCCCGACGTCATCGGGTTCACCCGGGGGCTGCGCGCCCTGGTCGCCGACGACGGCTGGGTGTCGGTCGAGGTGCAGCACCTGCTGACCCTGATCGAGGAGAACCAGTACGACACGATCTACCACGAGCACTTCCAGTACTACACGGTCGCCTCCGCGATCCGCGCGCTGGCGAGCGGCGGGCTGACGCTCGTGGACGTGGAACTCCTGCCCACCCACGGCGGTTCCGTCCGGCTGTGGGCCCGTCCCGCCGAGGTGGCGGGCGAGCCGTCGGCCCGGGTGGCCGAGGTGCTGGACCGGGAGAAGGCCGCCGGGCTCCAGGAGCTCTCCGGGTACGCGGAGTTCTCCGCCCGGGTGGCCAAGGTTCGCCGGGACCTGCTGCGGTTCCTGATCGACGCCGCCGAGCGCGGCGAGACCGTCGTCGGCTACGGCGCCCCGGGCAAGGGCAACACGCTGCTCAACCACTGCGGCATCCGGCCCGATCTGCTGGCGTACACGGTCGACCGCAACCCGTACAAGCACGGCCGGTTCACCCCCGGTACGCGCATCCCGGTCCTGCCGCCCGAGCGGATCGCCGCCGACCGGCCGGACTGGGTCCTGGTCCTGCCGTGGAACCTGCGGGACGAGCTGGTCGAGCAGCTCTCGTTCGTGCACGAGTGGGGCGGCCGGCTGGTCTTCCCCATACCGGAACTGAGCATTGTCGAGGTCACGCGATGA